TCCCTCGACGATCTGGCGCACAGCCTGAAAACCCCGTTGGCGGTGTTGCAAGGCGTCAGCGAGGACATGGCGCAACGTCCCGAAAATCGCGATCAGGCCTGGGTGTTGCAAACCCAGATCGAGCGCATGAGCCAGCAGATCAGCTATCAATTGCAGCGCGCCAGCCTGCGCAAAAGCGGACTGGTGCGGCACCAGGTCCGCCTGCGTCCGGTGCTGAAAAGTCTGTGCGACACGCTGGACAAGGTCTACCGCGACAAACGCGTGCAGGTCGCTTTTGAACTGCCGGAAGAATGTTACGTGCCGATCGAGCAGGGCGCCTTGCTGGAAATGCTCGGCAACCTGCTGGAGAACGCTTATCGCCTGTGTCTGGGCGAAGTGCGAATCAGCGTGCGCCAGACCCTCGGCGGCATCGAGTTGTGCGTCGAGGACGACGGCCCTGGCGTGCCAGCGGATCAACGTGCGCGAATCCTGCAACGTGGTGAACGCCTGGATCGCCAGCATCCGGGGCAGGGCATTGGCCTGGCGGTGGTGAAAGACATCATCGAAAGCTACAGCGCCAAATTGACCCTGGGCGACTCACCCTTGGGCGGGGCGGCGTTCAGGATTCATTTTCCGCTGGTTTGATCGATTTCCTGCAGGAGCCCGAATTGCCGCGATGGCATCCTTGAAAGCGCCATCGCCGGCAAGCCGACTCATCCAGGTTATGCGTTCAGTTCTCCTGCGCGCGGTAAGCCCCCGGCGTCAGCCCCGTCCATTTCTTGAACGCCCGATGAAACGCCGAAGGCTCGGAAAATCCCAATTGCTCGGCAATCTGTTGCAACGACAAATCCGCACGCCCCAAGTGATAAATCGCAATATCCCGACGCAACTGATCCTTCAATTCCTGAAAACTGCTGCCTTCCTCACGCAGATGCCGGCGCAATGTCTGCGGGCTGATGTGCAGGTGCGCGGCGACGGCTTCCAGATCCGGCCAGCGTGAACTATCGCGACTGAGCAAGCGCCTTAACTGGCTGCTCAGACTGTCGCCATCATCCGGGCGCGACAGCAGGTCGGCGGGTGAGCGTTCGAGGAAATGCTTGAGCGTGCGTTCGTCCTGTAACAGCGGCATGCTCAGGTAGCGGCTGTGAAACAGCAGGCTGCTTCGGGCGGTAGTGCTTTTCACCGCGGGAAATTCGAGCGCGCAGGCAAACAGCAAATCATATTCGGCGCCATGCTCCGGTCGCGGGTAACTGAACTTGGCTTGTTCCAGACGAATGCGCTGGCCAATCAGCCAGCTGCCGAAGCGGTGCCAGATCACCAGCAGGCTCTCGGTGAGAAAATGGTCCGGGTCCCACAGGTGCGAATCGTCCAGGCTCAAGCGGATCATTTCGTCTTCGCGCGTCAGGCTCAGACGCGGGGCACCGGGGAATAGGCTATAAAACAATAAGCCGCGATTGAGCGCTTTATCCAGATTGCGACAATGGATCACGGCGTGACACATCATCGCGAAGCTGCCTGGCTTG
The Pseudomonas sp. MYb327 DNA segment above includes these coding regions:
- a CDS encoding AraC family transcriptional regulator, with amino-acid sequence MRERTIASHFARAALRGAQRCGYDYSGLLQQLGISPELLDEPRARIAPEQFTRLIQAMWLALDDEYLGFGQAPSKPGSFAMMCHAVIHCRNLDKALNRGLLFYSLFPGAPRLSLTREDEMIRLSLDDSHLWDPDHFLTESLLVIWHRFGSWLIGQRIRLEQAKFSYPRPEHGAEYDLLFACALEFPAVKSTTARSSLLFHSRYLSMPLLQDERTLKHFLERSPADLLSRPDDGDSLSSQLRRLLSRDSSRWPDLEAVAAHLHISPQTLRRHLREEGSSFQELKDQLRRDIAIYHLGRADLSLQQIAEQLGFSEPSAFHRAFKKWTGLTPGAYRAQEN